The Faecalibaculum rodentium genome segment CTCCAATTGTTTTAAAAGCAAAGTGGGTCTCGCTCCTCACGCCATAAACCATACAAGCTCTGCCTGAACCGATATTCTTTCCGATTCTTTCCCATAACCGGTCTCTGACTCTGGCAGAAACGTCACCCACATAAACGCCTGGAGCAATTTCAAAAAGCCACTTGGTCAAATCTCCTCTCAACGATGGCGTACAGACCGAAACAGTTACAACGATCATCAGCCTTCACGCTTTCCTTCTTTTCTCGGGAAATACTGAACGCCGGCTTCCGTACATCCGCGATTTCCGTCCCAAAGACAAAGAGTCCCCTCATCGTTTCCGCTGTCGGCGTCCTCATCTGTATCTGTCAACAGCCATTGCAGATCCTTGACTATGCGCTCTATGAGATGTGACTCGTAAAATTCGTCTCTCACGCGTTTTCGGGTTTCCCAGGCTATATTCTTTGTTCCGGTTCCCGCCAGTTCAAAGGCCAGAGGAATTGTATACTCAGCTTTATACAGATCTGCAATATCGTAGATAAATGACTTATCCAGCCCTACATGAATAAATCCAAGTCCAGGAGCCAGCCCTAAAGCTGCTACCACTGAATGAACCAACCCATACAAACAAGTATTGGCAACTGACAGAGCCTTGTTGACATCATCTGAGTTGTCGAAATCATCAGGTTTATAATTTCGTCCATTCCAGGGCACATGCCATTCCTCAGACAGCTTCTTGTAAAGTGACCGGACACGACTTCCTTCTTTCCCTCTGAGTTGCTGAAGCGTCAATCCCTCTACATCTTCACCCGGAAATCTCATGGAATACATTTTACGGACTACCTGAATATGAAGCCTTTGATTGCTAACCAGTTTGGCCTGCTTCTGCAGTAATGCGGAATTTGCCGAAAGCGGCCGACCGCCTGCATAAAACTTCGTTGCCGCTTCTCCTACCCAGATCACCGTCACCCCGGAATCAGCAATCAGCTCCATGGCTCTGTGAGAAACACGAGTACCCGGCCCGAGCATGAGTACCAGGAACGAATGCGAAGGAATCAGCACATATCCATTCTGGTCCTCTGCTCTCAAGGCATTGGATTCTCGGGAAACTGTACAGTGTTCCAGATAAAGAAACGTCCAGCGGTCACTGATTTTCGGAAGTTCCTGAAGTTCAGGGCGCAATGCACCTTTCGGTCCAGGGTCAGGCATGAGGAGTCACCACAGTGAGAAGCCCCATCCCATAAGCCTTTCCACGTCCAATCCCGTCAACAAGAGCTTTCTTAAAAAGTTCAGGATCTGTAACAGTCAGTACGCCCTCATAGGTAACTTGCGTAAGGGAGACTTTGCGTCTCTCTGCCTGCTTTTTAAACGTTACCCACCTGGAACCGACCACACCAAACTGGTCTGGTTTCAGGGAAAACCCATTGGCTTCCGCTTTTCTTTCCAGCCATTTCAGCTGCACAGTCGTGGAAATCTCTCCTTTGACCTTGCCACGGCCCTGAGGATCCTTTCTGTCTGCCGGGGAACTGAAAGTCGGATTGGCTGTCAGCCTGAAATTCCAGACACTTCCCTGCGTAATACGTTCCAGCAGTGGATCGTAGTTCTTCTGCTGGGGAGATTCGCCGGGATAGCCGAACTGATTGGCCAGAAGCTGACTGTCCACAGTACTTGGGCTGAGAATCATCAAATACTTTTTTCCTCTTAACTCATCAATTCGCCAGAGGATTCTTTCGCCTTCAACGCTCCGGCTTTTTTCAATAGCGCCATGGAAACGATTTGGATTGGAAAGAGCCATGATCGTTGCCCGTTTCGTGGGATCCAGCTCAATTCTTGTCAATATCATGTAAATCCTCCAATTCTGCCATAGCATCGTGCTCAAAGTCCGGATAGTCTCTTTTTTTTGCGTTTTCACCTTCAAAACAGGGAGCAGGATATTCTGACACGATTCTGGACTCGTATTTTCTATGCCGAATGTCGTAAGAAACTGGTTCATCCATGATCCGTCGTGCAAGTTTTCCTGCCGGCCCTTCCAGGATAATCGTTCTGTCATGCCTGTCAGGAGAACCTGTACCTTGCCATGGACATTCTTCCAAAGCCTGTTTCAGACTGCAGTCGACGATTCCCAGATCCATCGGCAGGGAGGGGGGACAGGACCTTCTGCCAAGGAACAGAGGATATTCAGGAGACTTAACTGCCTGCTGGAGTTCTTCCAGAAACTGTCTGTTCTCCGAGGATATGCCGGCGACAAATACAGCATCACTAAGATAGTAACGGTTAGTAATATAAGATGTCTTCTCGTCTTTTCTGGCAGTATGAAAATCATTCATCAATACCCCTGGCTGATCAATTCGAATGCCGAATTTCAGTTTTGCGAGATCTGAGACATCTGCATCGCGTCTTCTTCCAAGGGCTGCAGCCAGCAGACCAAGAACACCGCTTTTGGTAGGATAGAATTCTGTTCGTCTGACCTCAAACCGGCTGTCTGTTCCCCAGCTCTGCAGCGGGCCGGCCAGCCGCAAAAGCAGAGTAAACATTATTCTTCTCCTGTCGGAAGCAGATCCTTCACAACAGTTTCAAGTTCATCCAGGACTTGATCAAACGGTTTGGAATCACCCAGCTTCTCCAGCCCTTCTCCGGATACAAACGCAGCAAACGGTTCTTTCACAAACTGCTTGTAGGCTTTTTCGGCATATTCTTCCAGACGGGTTTCCGATTCGTGTTCAAATCCATTGGATGTTGCCGGAACAGGTTTTTCAAAAGCCCCCACCATGGAAACAGGCTGGTCTTCACGAACAGCAACATAAACAGCACAGGGAAGGGTGTTGTTGGCATAGGAGTTCTGCTTTCCCGTAGGCATGCTTTTTACAAAGGCTTCCACAAATGCTTTGACTGCTTCAGGCGTCTCCAGACCCAGGCTGCGGTACAGTTCCATGACATTGACAGTCGCATACCGGTACAGAGTTCCTGAGTTGTATTCATTGACACCAATGTGACCTGCTCCCGCATTGTCTTCAGGTGACATGTCATCTACCGCCGTGAAATAGTCATATTCATTTTTCACATTATGTGTAGAAATGGCATGTGCCACCTGAGCGCTTGCATCATAATTCAGGCTGGGATCGCTGGCGACCATGCGGCCAAAGAGAGCCATATCGACAGAGGGGTTTGCTGCCAGAGCAGCCTTGTATTTTTTCTTATCACTCTCGCCATTTACCGAAAGATCCGCAAGTGCAGCTGCCTGGCGGCGGCTCATGAACATCAGGGCATCTGTCCCTTTGTCTGCTGACTTGATTTTCAGCCCTGCATTCACCAATGCCTTCTCTGCATCTTTCTCTGCCTGTTCAGGAGACATTGTGTCCTTAAGTTTCAAAATTTCTTCTTTCACCATCTCGACAATTTTTTTGGTTCGTACACCACGGCTTTCTGCAGGCAGCAGATTGCGGAACTCTTCGCGGACGGCTCTTTTCCAGGCCTGGCTGGAAACTCTGGACCTTGTCACTCCCCCATAAATACAGGTTTTAGGAGAGCCTGTGTCATCCCGGTTGACACAGCTTGGGGGTACAGTCTGAAGGCAGTGGACATCTACATAAATTCTTTTTTTATTCATAGTCAGTTATTCTCCTTTTCCTGATTGTCTTTGGTATCGGTCTTTTCCCTGCGGTAGAAATCCCGCGCCCATTCCAGACGCACTTGTTCTTTGCCTTCAGGAAATGAGTAGGTATATAAATCTGCTGCAAGCCTGGGAAAATCCAGGCGTATATCTTTGTCTCTGATCAGCTGGATAATGCCGCGGATTCCATGTCCCATATCTTCCACAGTTTCAGAGGACAGGATCGATTTGAGTCTCCGCTCCATTCGCTCTCTGTCTGTTTCATCAGCACCTGCATATCGTCCTGCAGCTCTGCCCAGAGTAATATCTTTCTGATTGGCACTGTGAATCGCCGGATCGGCTCCCTGTTGGGCCAGGGCGTATAAAGTCATGGCTGTATAAATGGCATTTTCAGCTGCCGATGGTTTCTTTCCCTTTCCAACCAGCCCACCAGGAATATCCTCCAGAAAAGAGCCCCACAGTTCTGGAAGTTCCCCGGGCTGCTTTCCCAGCCCGCGACGAAGATTCGCCAATTCTGCTTTGGCATCTCCTGGACTGCTGCCATGTTCAATCAATCCAATACGGTGAGCCACAAATCTGGCCACTTCACTTCTTTTTGTCATTCTGTTCCACCTTCTTTTTGAGTGATTTTCGGATACAGCTTATTAATCTGGGCTTCAAATCTCATCTCCGCCTCCGGTACGGATAAGACTCTCACCATCTTCCCACCTTTCATGACTTGCCTGGAAAACAAGGCATTCACCGGCGGAACCCCAACCACTGTACATTCCAGTCTGAGGAAGCAGTTTCTGAGTTTCCGCTGGAGTTCTTCCCGTTTTCCCTGTCTTGCTTCTTCATCTTCATACGTAGACGGATTCAAAGTGGCCAGCCAGGTTCTGAACGGCTCATCTGCATTTTCATAGGCAAGAGCTCTTCCTTTGACTGCAAACTTGGTTACCGATTCTCCGGAATCTCCGGATGCCTCTGCAACGGTCTGCGCCAGGATTCCGGTATCATAAGCAGCAGTATCGATTTTGCTGATTTCCTCTTCGATAATGGTTCTCCATTCTTTCCCGGCTTCTGTCAGCAGCTTGGGATACATCATCAGAGACTGTGTGCTTGTATCTGTGACAAAGAAGTCTTTGTCACCATACTGGACAAACGGCATGGTGAATTCAATGGGTTGGGAATCTGGAATCAGATTCTCTGCCTGCAAAGTTTTTATCCAAAGGACGATCCCCGGAAGATGTATTTCTTGACCTTCCTTTTCTCTTCCAAATCCGGCAATGGAAGCGAAATCCCGCCAAATCTGCCTGGCTGCATCATGTCTGCGGGGAACGAAATGCACAGGCTCATTTTTCTTTCCCTTGACAGGACGCCACGTCGTGAATGGCTCATTGAATGCGTCCGTCTTCTCAAAGAAGCCTCCTCCGAGCAAGTTGAATCCCGTAATCCGTCCATTCTGCTCCTTCAAAAGAAGAAGTCTGGAGGGAAATGTCAGAAGCCCTGCCTGATTGTCAGGCATCCGAATCTCCTGACGCTGTCTTACTTTTTCCTGCTCTTCCCAGTAGGGCTTGTCTTTTCCCCAGATGGAATCATCGCTTTTCAGGAGAACGGTATTCAGCATGATTGTTTCGAACAGATTGCTGCCATAGGCATAAATCTGTCCCAGTTTCCCCAGCCAGCCTGCACCAATGGAAGGGAATTTTTCTCCATTTGGCTGTGTTCCTTTTGCTTTGGCGCTGGTGTCATCATAAGCGTTTACATTCAGCAACCATCTTGCTGCCTCAGCCATCGTCAGACTTTCTTTCGATTCACCAGACCGCAGCTGAAACAGCCTAAGTTTGTGATTGGATTCGGATAAGTCGCCAGTAAGTTTCGAGGCTTTGTAATCAGTCCCAATTTCTGCAGTTTTGCTCTGGAGAAACCCTCCTTCCGGATCAATGAGCCAGAATTTATCTTTCCACCTGGAAAGATAGTCTTTGATTGCCTGTTCCGGGAGTCTGCCATCTTTCCAGATTTCTTCCCATCTGTCCAGAGCTTCCTCTTCATCTTCCACAGGGGAATCCATTCTGGTAATAACGGTATGATTGATGGCAATCAGCAGGCGGAGGACCGCTGCATTTTGCGCAGCTGTCTCGCCTGCGAGGTCGCGATAGTCCTGAGCATTGGTCAGAACTTTTTCCAGCGATACCTCTTCAGTATGATCTTCCTGGTCTTTAACCAGAATCCAGGGAGAATCCACGAGATTGAAACATTTCTCTGTCAATTTTTGACCTCCTTTCGTGTTTCTGGTGTAACGAAATTAAGGGTCTTCTTTTTCTGTGTGTTATGGATAATTTATAAAGCCCTTTCATCGTTGCAACCTCATCATATACCTCTCTTTAAACCATGACAACAGAAAATACAATTAAAAAAAAGGAAGTTGCGAACTTCCTAAACCCTGCAAGTGCAGGGATAAGTGGCAACTTCCGTTATTTTACGGATCACCCCGGCTAGTGCTGGGATATAAGGGCTGCCTGCAGCCATTATATCCCAGCACTGATCGGCAATTCAGTGATTACCGAATCTTCCGGCTTTCCAGTCCAAACTCAGTTGAATAATGAAGATTGAATCCAGCCAGTTCAGCGTCGCCTTTCTCATTTATAACCAGAATCAGTCTGTCTTTCATAATCGGGTTGTCCATCCATAGAGGAAATCTGTTCTTTGTTGTCTGTTCCAGTTCTGTTTCGGCAGCTTCGTAAGGAATTGATATCGGCAGTGAAATTACTTCCTTCAGCAGTGTCTGCACCTCCCGGAAGCTCAGCTTTTGATCTGATTTCAAAAGCATGTGTTCATCGTCTACAGGCCGGAATGCACCTGCCTTCTCTCCCTTTAGCAAAATACAACTGATGCTGGGTTTAATGTCCCTCACCGTTGCCAGTCCCCGTTCTTCCGATGTTTTTGCGTTTGAAATTTTCAGGCCATTGATTCCATGGTCCATACGCAGTTTCTTATATGGAGGAGCAAGAATGGCTATTTCTGCCTTATCTTCTTTTCCCTTCTCTTCATTCAGATAATTATGATATTTATCCTGTTCTTCCTGTAGCTGGTCAGACTCGTCTGCATCCTTATAGACAGCATTCACCAGTCTCGGAATATCCTCAGGAATATCAATACTCTGCGGCAGATGTTTTTCGGTCTGATACTGCAACCAGTCGCTATATACCGCAGAAACAGATCTGTCTGTTTTTTTATCTCCTGGGATAAGCACATGACAGACCGGCTCTTCCAGATTTTTAGGGCGAACCCTGTCTTTGTGTCGATGCAAACGTCCAATTCGCTGCAGCAGCAGGTCCATTGGAGAGAGTTCTGTGATCATCAGATCAAAGTCCACATCCAGAGACTGTTCAATGACCTGTGTTCCCACAATCACCAGCCTGTCCCTGATTTTTTGTCTGGATTCGGCTGTCCCCTTTCCTGCGAGAGACAGAACCTCCTTTTCTACTTTGGCTCTGCCTAGCGAAGTAAATCTGGAATGAAACGGGATGATCTGCCACCCAGGAAGTGCCTTCTGAAGGTAATGAGCCAGCTCCTGTGCTTTTTTAACAGTATTGACGATGATACCTGCAACTCCTCCATCACCAAGTTGCTCCTCAAGAATGCTGTATACTTTCTGCTCTCCATCTTCTGTTGATAAGATTTTTTCTTTTATAATCGTGACCTTTTGCCCCTTTCCCTCCAGAATAAGGGACCTGCAGTCTATTTCTTTCCCATCTGTCCATGTAAAGAGTGGATAACCGGCAACTGTCGTCCATCCCGGATTCCCTTCCTCCTGATATTTCTTGCCGAAACGCCCTCTTTGGTAAGCCAGTATAAGATTTATCCGACGGGATTGAGGCAAAGTAGCTGACAGTAAAATGACCGGGGCATGGTAGCTGCCCAGCCACTCCAGCATTCTTTCGAGATACATATTCATGTAGGCATCATAGGCATGAACTTCATCTATAATTACAGTCTTGCCGGCGATTCCGGCATGCCGTAACATCACATGTCGCTGGTTCAGGGCTGTCATTAATCCCTGATCCACTGTTCCGACCACAAAGTCCGACATCATCCCTACTTTGCGGCCCTGCATCCAGTCGTGAACAATCAGCGAAGATTCATCATTTTTTTCATCTTCATTCAGTCTGGCTGTTCCATGGGGGATCTTTCTATACTTTTCATTGAATGCTGCCATTCCATGAGCCAGCTTCAAACTTTGCTTTCCACCTTGGGATACCTCTGCAGCCCATTCCTCAAATCGGGGAAACAGTCCATTGGAAGTAGCCTGAGTTGGAAGTCCAAAATAAATCCCTCCACTTCCTCTTTTGTCAGCATACACATCTGCAGCAGCAAGAGACGCTTCGGTCTTTCCGACACCCATCTGGGCTTCGATCACAAGTATCCCGGGATCAGAGCAGCTGGTAACAATCTGAATCAGTTCTGCCTGTACAGGATTCGGAGAGAATCCAAACATCCCCTTAAAGACCTCGCAAGACATTTCTGCTCCATGCTTATGCCATGCATTGGTAAGAGCCAGATCATTCCATGCCTTCTCAATTCTGTCTGGATAGATATCTTCTCCTGGGTTTTCACTGACGGGGATCAGCGGAAAATAGTCTGTATTGGAACTGATCCAGTCTGCTTCCACCAGGATTCCGGACAGCAGCAGCCAGGCGTTCAGGCTCAAATCTGGTATCTCACTGCGACTGATCCCGCATACCCTGCAGACTGTTTCCACAATTTCCTTCCAGGCATCCTGCCAGAATTCCTTCTCCTGGAGGGATCCATACATAGCCACCGGGTATTGGCTGATTGTTTCTTTCGCCTTTTGAATGGGCTCTCCTGTAAGGGCATCCTGCGATCTTCCATGATGTCCGCCCAGGACAGATGCAAATGCTTCTGAAAATCCCAGACTGACAAGAATCAGCAAGCTGGATCGTGAATGATGAAGATAATCGGAGACACCAAATCTCTTGTATGGTAAGGTGTGCCCCTGAAAACCAGCATATCCTTTAAGCTTTTCCAGAAGCATGGACTGAAACACACAGGTTTCCTTTCCCAGATCATGCAGCATCCCGCATAAGGCGAAGAGTCTGTACAGTCTGCCACTGTCCACACCCTGCTGTATAAAAAACTCCTTTTCCTGGTCAGAAACCCGGTGTTCATAGAGTTTGATCATAATCCCGGCTGTATCTGTCATATGCATCCACAATGGAAGATACTTGTTGCTTTCCTGATCAGCCTTTGCTATCGCTCCCTTGCATGCAGCCTTCAATTGATTCAATAATTCCCATTCCATTCTGCTCACCTCGTTTACTCAGACTGTAACACCAAAAAGCGCACGTTTTATGTCAGTTACAAAACAAACATCTTTTATCACTCATGTGAAGCCCAGGAATATGAACGCTCAGTATATAGGGCGAATATAGAAAATATCTATATCTGAACGTAAAATCGGCACAGAGTCCCCAATCCTTTCCTGGATGCAGTAGGTCTGCGCCGTTTTTCAGTTTCTTCAATTGCTCACGTTTAACGGAATATATCCATATTTCCGCATATCTGCATTATTACGGTTCTTAGCCTGGCTCAGCAGTAGTAGTCTCTCTTTCACCGTCAGTTCCGAATATCTCAATTTGATGAAGGCCAGCAGAATTACCTGGTTGTACCACATTTTGATGGACTCAATTATGGCCTGCTTTCGAATTACCGACATATAGGGTGAGGCCTGAATGATCTGGAAAATCGCCGCCCGATCAATCCTGGGAACAATTTCCAGAATGGTTCGCTGCAAATCCGGAGTTGGTGCTTCAAAAAACCTGAAGGCTGTCCGCTTCCCGGTTTTCTCACCGTACAATGTTGTGTATATCTATGAATATTCCTGTAACCCCCGGCTGACCAATCAGGCCGGCCAGCTCCTCATCACTTTCCAGCGCCAGCAAAGAGAAGCCACAATCATACACAGGTACCGGAAACCGGACACCACGATCATCAAGGTCCTTACCCCAGTTCTCAAGATGACGGTCATAATTACCAATCAGATAATCTATAACAAACATATTCCAGTAGTGTTCAACAGCCTGATGAGTCAGAAATCCATCTCCCAAATCACGCATCATTTCATACAGAATGGAAACAGTCACTTTTGCGGTCTGCCGACTTGAAAAGGGATCTGCAGAATGCAGGCACTTCATGGGGTACAGTTCCACCCCATCATTGGCGAAATCGTAACAGGCTGCCAGAGCAACTTCTCTATCTCCATATTGATACGGTGCCAGGAAGGTTCTCTGTACTGCAATTTCGATACTTTGATGAATATGACAGCCAGCCTATTCAGAAAACCGATTATTCATGTATGGCTGCTGATTCTTCAAATCTCTGACAGAATCCGGAAGCTCTACCATATACGCAGTCGTTCCAACTGTATATTTACGTTTTCTTTCTGAACCGGCACAATTTCCCCCAGTCCAGCCGACCTGCCGATAAATCAAGAATCTCGGCTTTGTCTTCATCCATGTCCTTCACCCTTTCCTTTCTACTGCTGCGCCAGCCCAGTCCTTTCCTAAAATGCAGCTCTGTTTCAGATAATTAACCATCTTCAGTTTCATTCACCAGGTCTTGGAAAAACCACCTGTCAGAAAGCAGTCGTATTCTTTTTATCATTCTCTGATGCCCCCATCGGCATCCCCGCCAGCATTCTCGAACTGGATCCGACAGTATCGGGCATAGATGCCATTTTTCTTCATAAGCTCTTTATGAGTGCCCCGCTCGGCGATGCCGCCATCATCAATCACCAGGATCTCATCGGCGTTCTGGATCGTCGACAGGCGATGGGCAATGGTCAGGCAGGTCCGGCCTTTGGCGAGGTCCCGCAGGGAGCGCTGGATCACGGCTTCGCTTTCGTTGTCGAGAGCCGAAGTCGCCTCGTCGAGGATCAGGATCTTCGGGTCTTTGAGGAAAAGACGGGCAATGGAAATCCGCTGCTTCTGTCCGCCGGAGAGCCGTGTGCCTTTTTCGCCCACCTGTGTTTCGAGACCATCAGCGAGGGAGTCGATCAGGTCCTGGAGGTTGGCCTTGCGGACGGCATCCATGATTTCCTCCTCTGTCGCATCCCATTTTCCGTACCGGATGTTGTCCGCAATGGTGCCATCGAAGAGATATACATCCTGCTGGACGACACCGATTGCATCCCGCAGGGAATGCAGCTGCAGATCCTTCACATTCTGGCCATCCACCAGCACTTCCCCCGCGGTCGCGTCATAGAAACGGGGGATCAGGCTGCAGATCGTGGTCTTCCCCGAACCGCTGGGTCCAGCCAGGGCCACGTTGCGGCCGGCAGGGATATCAAAGGAAATGTTCTCGAGAACCGGCACGCCGTCTTCGTAGGCAAAGGACACGTCGTGGAATGAGACATCGCCTTTGACATCCCGGAGCTCTCCGGCATCCGGTGCGTCCTGGATATCCGGGACCTCCTTCATGATTTCCTCAAAGCGGCGGAATCCCGAGAAACCCTTCTGGAACATTTCGGTAAGCTCGATCAGGATCTCCAGGGGTGAGACAAAGACATTGACGTAGAGGACAAAGGTTGCGAGTTCGCCGATGGAAATCTCGCCGCGGGCTGCAAGCAGACCGCCTGCCAGGACGATCGTCACGTACAGGAGGCCCTGGAAGAAGTGGTTCCCGGTGTAGTAGGCACCCATGGCGCGGTAATTGGCTTCCTTGGATTTCAGGTAGTTCTCGTTGGCTTTCCCGAACTTCTGCAGCTCCAGGGGTTCATTTGCAAAGCTCTGCACGACGCGGATCCCTTCCAGGGAGTCCACCACCGAGGCATTGATACCCGCGACTTTTTTCCGGTTGTCCGCGAATGTGGCTTCCATGCGTTTGTTCTGGACGGCAGAGAACCATAGCATGACCAGGGTCACGGCCCCCAGGCACAGACCCAGCTGCCAGTTGATGCACAGCATGACGGCGAAGGAGCCGAGGATCTTGATCAGGGAAATGAACAGATTCTCCGGCCCATGGTGTGCCAGTTCGGAGATGTCGAAGAGGTCCGAGACAATGCGGCTCGTAAGCGTTCCTGTGTTGGTGCGGTCGTAGAATCCGAAGGACAGCCTCTGGAGCTGTTCAAAGAGATCCCGCCGCATGTCGGTTTCCATCTTCGCACCCATGATGTGGCCCTGGCAGGTTACGTAGTAGCGACAGGCGGCTTTTACGATGTACATGACGAGCATGGCGGGAATCAGCCAGGTCAGTCCATGGTAAATCGCATCGGGTCCTTCAAGAAAGAGCGTGCCGGTGCACCAGCCGAAGATCAGGGGAAAGGCGATGTCGACGGCGGAGATCACCGCAGCGCAGAAGAGGTCCAGGAAAAACATTCCTTTGTAGGGTTTGTAGAAAGAGACAAAATACTTGAATGTCTGCATAAGTCACCTCGCATACTGATTATAGCCGCCGGAGAGAATCTGTCACGGGGTGTGGCGGGTGATAAGCGGATGCAGCTGGGCTGCAGGATGCAGAGGGTGAAAGAAAAAGGAGGGACCGGTGTGGATGGAAGGACAGAGTGCCGGTGATTCATGAAATCTGTCTTTCCTTACATCGTAAATGTCGGTGGACTCATTATTATAGCGGCATCACAGCATCCAGATTTACAGTTATGGCTGATCGAACCTGAAATATCTCCTTGAGGCTAAACCAGAGTGGCAAGAAATTCTTTATTCATGCTATACCATTTTGCATGTCCCTCTCTTCGTACATTCAGTTTATCCCGATGCTTTTGTAAAGTCTTGTCAACCCATGACTGACTCATCTGTGTAATTTGTATCATCTGCTTTTTGGAAATCCCATATAGAGAGAAAAGGGAAGCTGCAAGCAGTGTTTCAAGAAACGTTTTTTCTGCAGGTTTCAAAGAGGCAGCATTCAATTTACTCAAATACTGTTCGTATTTCTCTAATTGTGACTCCAGCTTCACAATTTCATGTTTTAGTGCAGACTCTAATATTTCCAGAAACATCAGAATAAAAGGTGTAAGATCACCCTTATTCAGCGGATTCTCCGATGCTTCAAAGGCTTTATAGTATTGCCTTCGATTTTTTCTGAAGCTTAGAGACAACTGTAACGACGAAAGAATGCTTAGTTCTTCTGAAATGAGCATACTGGTTAAAAAACGATTCAGCCGGCCGTTTCCATCATAAAAGGGATGTATATAACCGAACATAAAGTGAAAAACTGCCGCTCTTACCAAAAATGGATAGTTTTCATTTCGGACAAGTTCCAACGCTTGTTCCATCATTGAAATGATCATACTCTCTGGCATAATTCCATTGTGAATTGTTCTGGTCCCATCAACCACTCCTACAGTATCTGCTCTGAACACACGTCCGTCTGGCCTATTCTCCGGATGTTCGCTGACCACATCCTGCAGCAGCATCTCATTATAAAGCTGTCTTACATCCAATGGATTGTCAGGGAACTTGACTTCTCCAGACAACAATCTGAAATACTGCTCCATCTGGCCAGCAAACCTTGTTCCTGGTTTAGCATTCAATGCATTCTCCAAGTCTCTTCGACTACTGTGCACCCCTTCTATTTCGTTGCTCTGTTCAATCTCCTGAAAAACTGAATCCATCAAGATTAATGGTTTACAGGGAATTGTTGCTTCCAGGCGTTCCAGCCTGATTTGCATTTTTCTAATAGAATCGCCCCTGATTATCATTTCCGGAGTAAGGACCGCAAACGCTGGTAATCCCTTGATATCAAAAGAAAACTTCAGTGTATTTTCTCCATTGAAACGTTCTGTATATTTCTGCTTGAATATACTCTCATTTTCATGAAACAGACTTTTCAGCGTTCTGTATTTGGCCATATCTTCTCCTCTGCATTCCATACTACCAAGATTGTAAAAAAGCGGATAAAATACAGTGTTTAATCACTAAAGATGTAATTTTAGGCGTTTTTTACAACCTTATTTCCTCTAGTATATAAAAACCTTCCATTTTTGATAACTTTTATTGCAGCTTTGCGGACTGTTCCCCGGGCGTATCTCGCAGCGATTCTCCATCTTTTCCGGATAATAAACATGAAAGAAGGTAGGTCACATGATCAATATTGTGTTATGGGCAGATCTGCAGTGTCCATTCTGTTACGTCGGCGAAACCAACCTGCAGCATGCCATTGAAGAACTGGGTCTCCAGGATCAGGTGCGTCTGGACATCAAGTCCAGGGAGATCCATCGGCCGGAGGATGGAGACGGCGATATGGAGATGTTCGAAATCTTCCAGCAGAAAGACGGCTTCACTCCCGATGGCGCCAGGGCGCAGATTGAGAAAATCAACACCATGGGCCGG includes the following:
- a CDS encoding Fic family protein, with product MAKYRTLKSLFHENESIFKQKYTERFNGENTLKFSFDIKGLPAFAVLTPEMIIRGDSIRKMQIRLERLEATIPCKPLILMDSVFQEIEQSNEIEGVHSSRRDLENALNAKPGTRFAGQMEQYFRLLSGEVKFPDNPLDVRQLYNEMLLQDVVSEHPENRPDGRVFRADTVGVVDGTRTIHNGIMPESMIISMMEQALELVRNENYPFLVRAAVFHFMFGYIHPFYDGNGRLNRFLTSMLISEELSILSSLQLSLSFRKNRRQYYKAFEASENPLNKGDLTPFILMFLEILESALKHEIVKLESQLEKYEQYLSKLNAASLKPAEKTFLETLLAASLFSLYGISKKQMIQITQMSQSWVDKTLQKHRDKLNVRREGHAKWYSMNKEFLATLV